From Nicotiana tabacum cultivar K326 chromosome 22, ASM71507v2, whole genome shotgun sequence, one genomic window encodes:
- the LOC107811695 gene encoding protein HEADING DATE 3B: MKRGKDEERVMGPMFPRLHVNDTEKGGPRAPPRNKMALYEQLSIPSQRFSPGDLPLNNNSNSVPPYSSQGNEHERVVFFSRQLPASRHPVEKPHGRSYGSNTPLQKVESRKQTEKNDFRIPTFGNFKVDQGHGKFNNNIDMEKLTPSNQAISGCSNKELKEITGLITRQLGKIQNGENSKDRAISRKCTSDSLSMDKAEGILKQTDKLLHFKPRKNHANTFGDLQKTNIVRLQVRPDSLVDCTVFAGSALDVDKEFHEQKTCKSSQTGETDRSDDLSETSMVECVSKVDISPDDIVRIIGQKHFWRARRAIANQQRVLAVQVFELHRLLKVQKLIASSPNSILEDGSSLGKPLKRLSTKRLALEYNVKAPENVSKQKNDSEKPNSRMESNAENDVGETSLSCRRPLSETPSPTPVKHVSHMGPWLFNQPSGHQWLIPVMSPSEGLVYKPHPGPAFMSPVYGGCGPPIPMTGNFLAPAYYQGTGAPFAPQPSHGYFPPFDMPVMNPVIPSPAIDQPDQVAATGFQGLLSRDQEVNFHIQQQNSSNVARENNVAAPKVVRLYPSRDSELQASTASSPRERGHGLDVGNSTGGRSVFPLFPTFPAISNPASSSQPHFPSHTARVIKVVPRNASAATESAARIFQSIQEERKQH, translated from the exons ATGAAGAGAGGGAAAGATGAAGAGAGAGTAATGGGGCCAATGTTTCCAAGGCTTCATGTAAATGATACAGAGAAAGGAGGTCCAAGagcacctccaaggaacaagatgGCTCTTTATGAACAGCTTAGTATCCCTTCTCAAAGATTCAGCCCTGGTGATTTGCCTCTTAACAATAATAGTAACAGTGTGCCTCCTTACTCAAGCCAG GGGAATGAACATGAAAGAGTTGTATTTTTCTCGAGACAGCTTCCTGCATCAAGACATCCAGTTGAGAAGCCACATGGCCGCAGTTATGGTTCAAATACCCCGTTGCAGAAAGTTGAGTCTAGAAAGCAAACAGAAAAGAATGATTTTAGAATTCCCACGTTTGGTAACTTCAAGGTAGATCAGGGACATGGGAAATTTAATAACAATATTGATATGGAAAAGCTCACTCCCTCTAATCAAGCAATTTCAGGGTGCTCAAACAAAGAATTGAAAGAAATCACAGGTCTGATTACGAGACAGCTTGGTAAAATCCAGAATGGAGAGAACTCCAAAGATCGTGCAATAAGCCGTAAATGTACCTCAGATTCTTTATCCATGGATAAGGCAGAAGGTATTTTGAAGCAAACTGATAAATTGTTGCATTTCAAACCGAGAAAGAATCATGCAAATACCTTTGGTGATTTACAGAAGACCAATATTGTACGGTTACAAGTCAGACCTGATTCTCTAGTTGATTGCACTGTCTTTGCCGGATCTGCCTTGGATGTTGATAAGG AATTCCATGAACAAAAGACATGTAAATCATCACAAACAGGAGAAACGGACCGGAGTGATGACTTATCAGAGACTTCTATGGTGGAGTGTGTATCTAAAGTGGACATATCTCCCGATGATATTGTTAGAATAATAGGACAAAAGCATTTCTGGAGAGCAAGACGAGCTATTGCCAA CCAACAGAGAGTGCTTGCAGTCCAAGTATTCGAGTTGCATCGACTACTCAAG GTCCAGAAACTGATAGCTAGTTCGCCAAATAGTATACTCGAAGATGGTTCTTCTTTAGGCAAACCTTTAAAGAGGTTGTCTACTAAAAGACTTGCATTGGAGTATAATGTCAAAGCACCTGAAAATGTTTCGAAACAGAAGAATGATTCTGAGAAGCCTAACTCTAGGATGGAATCCAATGCCGAAAATGATGTAGGAGAGACATCTCTTTCTTGCCGCAGACCACTTTCAGAAACCCCGTCACCAACACCAGTAAAACACGTTTCCCACATGGGTCCGTGGCTCTTCAATCAACCTTCGGGACACCAATGGTTGATACCCGTGATGTCTCCTTCTGAAGGACTAGTATACAAGCCACATCCTGGACCTGCATTCATGAGTCCAGTATATGGCGGTTGTGGACCCCCGATTCCAATGACGGGAAACTTTTTAGCTCCGGCATACTATCAAGGAACGGGAGCTCCTTTCGCACCTCAACCTAGTCATGGCTACTTTCCTCCGTTTGACATGCCAGTTATGAATCCAGTAATCCCATCTCCAGCTATTGATCAACCGGACCAGGTTGCTGCAACGGGTTTTCAAGGTCTGTTATCGAGAGATCAGGAAGTTAATTTTCACATTCAACAACAGAACTCAAGTAATGTTGCGAGAGAGAATAATGTAGCCGCGCCAAAGGTTGTGAGATTGTATCCCTCTAGAGATTCTGAGTTGCAAGCCAGCACTGCAAGTAGTCCAAGGGAAAGAGGTCATGGATTAGACGTGGGCAACTCCACCGGAGGAAGAAGCGTGTTTCCTCTGTTCCCAACTTTTCCTGCTATTAGCAACCCCGCTAGTAGCTCCCAGCCTCATTTTCCTAGTCATACGGCTAGAGTTATCAAAGTTGTGCCTCGTAATGCCAGTGCTGCTACAGAATCTGCTGCTCGGATTTTTCAGTCTATACAAGAAGAGAGAAAACAGCATTGA